A region from the Paraburkholderia youngii genome encodes:
- a CDS encoding substrate-binding domain-containing protein: MRDKRSMSVHVSVLAAALCGAALASAAVRADGPALPNNDGADGVLRVCADPNNMPLSNDKGEGYENRIAAQMASDFGYKLEYTYFPQRMGFVRHTLREKAEGSERYRCDLIIGVPKGYDMTSTTQPYLRSTYAMVLPNRPEFASIKTPDDLLKLPPDQLHKLRFGIFSQTPAVDWLLGHNLIDQAVSYQVQSGDPGVYPGQMIEHDLAAGNVDVVFLWGPIAGYFAKRAGDSVRLVPFPPQPGIRFDYTISMGVRYGEKDWKDKVDQWIAANHDKIDSILATYQVPMLKPVDAPAGKPGDASQ; the protein is encoded by the coding sequence ATGCGTGATAAGAGAAGCATGTCCGTGCATGTCAGCGTGCTCGCGGCCGCGTTGTGTGGGGCCGCGCTCGCGAGCGCCGCGGTCCGGGCGGATGGCCCCGCGCTGCCGAACAACGACGGCGCGGACGGCGTGCTCAGGGTATGCGCGGACCCGAACAACATGCCGTTGTCGAACGACAAGGGCGAGGGCTATGAGAACCGCATCGCCGCCCAGATGGCGAGCGACTTCGGCTACAAACTCGAATACACGTACTTTCCGCAGCGCATGGGCTTCGTGCGCCACACGTTGCGCGAGAAGGCGGAGGGCAGCGAGCGTTATCGCTGCGATCTGATCATCGGCGTGCCGAAGGGCTATGACATGACATCGACGACGCAGCCGTATCTGCGCTCGACCTACGCGATGGTGCTGCCGAACCGCCCCGAATTCGCGAGCATCAAGACGCCCGACGACCTGCTGAAACTGCCGCCCGATCAGCTGCACAAGCTGCGTTTCGGGATCTTTTCGCAAACTCCGGCGGTGGACTGGCTGCTCGGCCACAACCTGATCGACCAGGCGGTGTCGTACCAGGTGCAAAGCGGCGATCCGGGCGTATATCCCGGCCAGATGATCGAACACGACCTGGCCGCGGGCAACGTCGACGTGGTCTTCCTCTGGGGGCCGATCGCCGGCTACTTCGCCAAGCGCGCCGGTGATTCGGTCAGGCTCGTGCCGTTCCCGCCGCAGCCCGGCATCCGCTTCGACTACACGATTTCGATGGGTGTGCGCTACGGCGAGAAAGACTGGAAGGACAAGGTGGATCAATGGATCGCCGCGAATCACGACAAGATCGACAGCATCCTCGCGACCTACCAGGTGCCGATGCTCAAACCGGTCGACGCGCCGGCGGGCAAGCCCGGCGACGCATCGCAATGA
- a CDS encoding 4a-hydroxytetrahydrobiopterin dehydratase, translated as MANTEHVYTDEEIQQRLVGPLQHWYLEDGWLRRKYRTEGWKGTLMVVNAVGHLAEAAWHHPDLTVSYAFVIVKLKTHTAKGITDKDFALATKIESVVHWQPGHEEGPLEGTPSDDQRFRYIKYDAPKTAQGS; from the coding sequence ATGGCAAACACCGAGCATGTCTATACCGACGAAGAGATCCAGCAACGCCTCGTCGGTCCGCTGCAGCACTGGTATCTGGAAGATGGCTGGCTGCGGCGCAAATACCGCACCGAGGGCTGGAAGGGAACGCTGATGGTGGTCAACGCCGTGGGGCACCTCGCGGAAGCCGCGTGGCATCACCCCGATCTGACGGTCTCGTATGCGTTCGTGATCGTGAAGCTCAAAACGCACACCGCCAAGGGCATCACCGACAAGGACTTCGCGCTCGCGACGAAGATCGAATCGGTGGTCCACTGGCAGCCCGGCCACGAGGAGGGCCCGTTAGAAGGCACGCCGTCCGACGATCAGCGCTTCCGCTATATCAAGTACGACGCGCCGAAAACCGCGCAAGGCAGTTGA
- a CDS encoding tetratricopeptide repeat protein gives MKRALIHTLFGTVTICCAAWAAYGFVRLQHAERVNQAIVATNAAARDQQAGGDAREVQLARAIALSKAGSYDAAARLYNGLLAEGSPPDEVGRAALFDLGNLYLREGSGDNAQTVRSLAMIGEAKARYRLALRAAPDDWDARYNLERALWLAPETPSALAGPDVKEQHNVTVRDARSQDLP, from the coding sequence ATGAAGCGCGCGCTGATCCACACGCTGTTCGGCACCGTGACGATCTGTTGCGCCGCGTGGGCCGCGTATGGCTTCGTTCGTCTGCAGCACGCGGAGCGGGTCAATCAGGCCATCGTCGCGACGAACGCCGCCGCGCGTGACCAGCAAGCCGGCGGCGACGCGCGCGAGGTTCAGCTGGCCCGTGCGATAGCGCTATCGAAAGCGGGCTCCTACGACGCGGCGGCGCGACTCTATAACGGTCTGCTCGCCGAGGGCAGCCCGCCTGATGAAGTCGGCCGCGCGGCGCTGTTCGATCTCGGCAATCTGTACTTGCGCGAAGGCAGCGGCGACAACGCGCAGACGGTCAGGTCTCTGGCGATGATCGGCGAGGCCAAGGCGCGCTACCGGCTCGCGCTGCGCGCGGCGCCCGACGATTGGGACGCGCGCTACAACCTCGAGCGCGCGCTGTGGCTCGCGCCGGAAACGCCGTCCGCGCTCGCCGGACCCGATGTAAAAGAGCAGCACAACGTCACAGTGCGCGACGCGCGCAGCCAGGACCTGCCATGA
- a CDS encoding methanol/ethanol family PQQ-dependent dehydrogenase translates to MNLRTVVLGLAILASAAFSSLAAQADSQLDGLMKNPSNWAAQAGDYANHRYSPLKQINENNVGKLQVAWTMSTGVLRGHEGAPLVIGDTMYIHSPFPNKVIAVNLKDQTFLWQYQPKQDEQVVSVMCCDTVNRGLAYGDGKIFLQQADTKLVALNAKTGEVVWTAQNGNPKAGETNTNAPHVFGDKVLTGISGGEFGVRGRLIAYDIKTGKPVWTAYSTGPDNEMLLDPEKTMTYSNGQMVPVGADSSVKSWKGDQWKLGGGTTWGWYAWDPKLNLVYYGTGNPGTWNPTQRPGDNKWSMSIFARDLNTGTAKWVYQMTPHDEWDYDGVNEMILSDLTINGKKVPAIVHFDRNGFGYTLNRETGQLLVAQKYDPAVNWADRVDLQSGLPIRNAAYSTQAAGSDHNVKGICPAALGSKDQQPAAFDPKTSLFLVPTNHVCMDYEPFDVDYVSGQPYVGATLSMYPGPNEGNAMGNFIAWDASKGKIIYSKPERFSVWSGVLATGGGIAFYGTLEGYLKAVRISDGKELWRFKTPSGIIGNVFTYEYQGKQYVGVYSGIGGWAGIGMAAGLEKPTEGLGAVGGYKDLAKYTALGGTLFVFAIPNEKS, encoded by the coding sequence ATGAACTTACGCACTGTAGTTCTTGGGCTCGCGATCCTCGCATCCGCAGCCTTTAGCTCTCTGGCTGCGCAGGCCGATTCGCAGCTCGACGGACTGATGAAAAACCCTTCCAACTGGGCGGCCCAGGCGGGCGATTATGCGAATCACCGCTACAGCCCGCTCAAACAGATCAACGAGAACAACGTCGGCAAACTGCAGGTCGCATGGACCATGTCGACCGGCGTGCTACGCGGCCATGAAGGCGCGCCGCTCGTGATCGGCGACACGATGTATATCCACTCCCCGTTTCCGAACAAAGTCATTGCAGTCAACCTGAAGGATCAGACGTTCCTCTGGCAGTATCAGCCGAAGCAGGATGAACAGGTCGTCTCCGTGATGTGCTGCGACACCGTCAATCGCGGTCTCGCATATGGCGACGGCAAGATCTTCCTGCAGCAGGCCGACACCAAGCTCGTCGCGCTGAATGCAAAGACGGGCGAGGTGGTCTGGACCGCGCAGAACGGCAATCCGAAAGCCGGTGAAACCAACACCAACGCGCCGCACGTATTCGGCGACAAAGTGCTGACCGGTATTTCGGGCGGCGAGTTCGGCGTGCGCGGGCGTCTGATCGCGTACGACATCAAGACCGGCAAGCCGGTCTGGACTGCGTACAGCACGGGCCCTGACAACGAAATGCTGCTCGACCCGGAAAAGACGATGACGTACTCGAACGGGCAGATGGTGCCGGTGGGCGCGGATTCGTCGGTGAAGTCCTGGAAGGGCGATCAGTGGAAGCTCGGCGGCGGCACCACGTGGGGCTGGTATGCGTGGGACCCGAAACTCAACCTTGTTTACTACGGTACTGGCAATCCGGGCACATGGAACCCGACGCAACGTCCGGGCGACAACAAATGGTCGATGTCGATCTTCGCGCGCGACCTGAATACCGGCACGGCCAAATGGGTCTACCAGATGACGCCCCACGACGAATGGGACTATGACGGCGTCAACGAAATGATCCTGTCCGACCTGACGATCAACGGCAAGAAGGTGCCCGCGATCGTGCACTTCGACCGTAACGGCTTCGGCTACACGCTGAACCGCGAAACCGGACAACTGCTGGTCGCGCAGAAGTACGACCCGGCGGTGAACTGGGCCGATCGTGTCGATCTGCAAAGCGGCCTGCCGATTCGCAACGCGGCGTACTCGACGCAGGCGGCCGGGTCCGACCACAACGTGAAGGGCATCTGCCCGGCGGCACTCGGTTCGAAGGACCAGCAACCGGCGGCGTTCGATCCGAAGACGAGTCTGTTCCTCGTGCCGACCAACCACGTCTGTATGGACTACGAGCCGTTCGATGTCGACTACGTGTCGGGGCAGCCGTATGTGGGCGCCACGCTGTCGATGTATCCGGGCCCGAACGAGGGCAACGCGATGGGCAACTTCATCGCGTGGGATGCGAGCAAGGGCAAGATCATCTACTCGAAGCCGGAGAGGTTCTCGGTATGGTCGGGTGTGCTGGCGACCGGCGGCGGCATCGCGTTCTACGGCACGCTGGAAGGCTACCTGAAGGCGGTTCGCATCTCGGACGGCAAGGAACTGTGGCGCTTCAAGACGCCGTCGGGAATCATCGGCAACGTCTTCACGTATGAGTATCAGGGCAAGCAGTACGTCGGCGTGTACTCGGGCATCGGCGGCTGGGCCGGCATCGGCATGGCGGCGGGTCTCGAGAAGCCGACCGAAGGTCTGGGCGCGGTCGGCGGCTACAAGGATCTCGCGAAGTACACCGCGCTCGGCGGCACGCTGTTCGTGTTCGCGATCCCCAACGAAAAGAGCTGA
- a CDS encoding vWA domain-containing protein: MTMSLDFALPWMLVLLPLAALPLLRRRSDTLVFSSVAWLPADDLGRVAGWLVRGGAALAIAAIVVGLAGPGRSQLQVLRTGSGAQILILMDRSQSMDEPIGSKGVEAPRGDSKNHVARAALTRLVEQRPNDRLAFMMFGTNPVLAMPFTYNHRVIEAAVAATAIGRGMPDTELDRGMLAAIAQFDERLSSGRRAIVLVSDGGALLDETMRRRIEEGLRRNRIALYFIYLRSSVFSPDLNATQPASGSSAEAQLHRFFLTLKTPYRLFQAEDPKAMMAAIAEINRQQNATTTFVEHLPRQDLSPYCFALALFCAALLVLLHQLQVRSWA; this comes from the coding sequence ATGACCATGAGCCTGGATTTCGCCCTTCCGTGGATGCTGGTGCTGCTGCCGCTCGCCGCGCTGCCGCTGCTGCGGCGGCGCAGCGACACGCTGGTGTTTTCGAGCGTCGCATGGCTGCCCGCTGACGACCTCGGGCGCGTGGCGGGCTGGCTCGTCCGCGGCGGCGCGGCGCTGGCGATCGCGGCGATCGTCGTCGGGCTGGCGGGGCCGGGGCGCTCGCAGTTGCAGGTGCTGCGCACCGGCAGCGGCGCACAGATCCTGATTCTGATGGACCGCAGCCAGAGCATGGACGAGCCGATAGGCAGCAAGGGCGTCGAGGCGCCGCGCGGCGACTCCAAGAACCACGTGGCGCGCGCGGCGCTGACGCGCCTCGTCGAGCAGCGGCCGAACGACCGCCTCGCGTTCATGATGTTCGGCACCAACCCGGTGCTGGCGATGCCGTTCACCTACAACCATCGCGTGATCGAGGCCGCGGTCGCGGCCACGGCGATTGGCCGCGGCATGCCGGACACCGAGCTCGATCGCGGCATGCTGGCGGCGATCGCGCAGTTCGACGAGCGCTTGTCGTCGGGCCGCCGCGCGATCGTGCTCGTCTCCGATGGCGGCGCGTTGCTCGACGAAACGATGCGACGGCGCATCGAGGAGGGACTGCGACGCAACCGGATCGCGCTGTACTTCATCTACCTGCGCAGCAGCGTCTTCAGTCCCGATCTGAACGCGACGCAGCCCGCCAGCGGAAGCTCGGCCGAAGCGCAGCTGCATCGCTTCTTTCTGACGCTGAAGACGCCTTACAGGCTGTTTCAGGCCGAAGACCCGAAGGCGATGATGGCGGCGATCGCGGAGATCAACCGGCAGCAGAACGCAACGACGACGTTCGTCGAGCATCTGCCTCGCCAGGATCTGAGTCCGTACTGTTTCGCGCTCGCGCTGTTCTGTGCGGCGCTGCTGGTGCTGTTGCACCAGTTGCAGGTCAGGAGCTGGGCATGA
- a CDS encoding AAA family ATPase, giving the protein MVSGEQLQDWRFHAQQIENEVARVVVGQQQTLRLINVALFARGHVLLEGGVGVGKTTVLRAFARVVGGDFERVEGTIDLMPGDLVYHTYVDADGKPRIEPGPLLRHGEQLTTFFFNEINRARPQVQSLLLRAMAERSVWAFGREHRFPHMTVYADRNKVEKEETFELASAARDRFLFELNMPTPTDEEARRSLVFDTRFHDVDGLLAQLTPSIVAWEQLNRIGAAIQQGVQASETIERYVHDIWQATEAPARFGITLDGVDMEQLILAGASPRGMSALVRAARVVAWLAGRTHLLPEDIHEVLLPALGHRVFFTPIYELRRQELAEALIARIVANVAVPR; this is encoded by the coding sequence ATGGTTTCTGGCGAGCAGCTTCAGGACTGGCGTTTTCACGCCCAGCAGATCGAAAACGAAGTGGCGAGAGTCGTCGTCGGTCAGCAGCAAACGCTGAGGCTCATCAACGTCGCGCTGTTCGCACGCGGCCACGTGCTGCTCGAAGGCGGCGTCGGGGTCGGCAAGACGACCGTGTTGCGGGCGTTCGCGCGCGTGGTCGGCGGCGATTTCGAGCGCGTCGAAGGCACGATCGATCTGATGCCGGGCGACCTCGTCTATCACACCTATGTCGACGCCGACGGCAAGCCGCGTATCGAGCCCGGCCCGTTGCTGCGCCACGGCGAGCAGCTGACCACCTTCTTCTTCAACGAGATCAATCGCGCGCGCCCGCAGGTGCAATCGCTGCTGCTGCGCGCGATGGCCGAGCGTTCCGTGTGGGCGTTCGGCCGCGAGCATCGCTTTCCGCACATGACCGTGTACGCCGACCGCAACAAGGTCGAGAAGGAAGAGACCTTCGAGCTCGCTTCGGCGGCGCGCGACCGTTTCCTGTTCGAGCTGAACATGCCGACCCCGACCGACGAGGAGGCGCGGCGCAGCCTCGTGTTCGACACGAGGTTCCATGACGTCGACGGCCTGCTCGCGCAACTGACGCCGTCGATCGTGGCGTGGGAACAGTTGAACCGGATCGGCGCGGCGATCCAGCAGGGCGTGCAGGCGAGCGAGACGATCGAGCGCTACGTGCACGACATCTGGCAGGCGACGGAAGCGCCGGCGCGCTTCGGCATCACGCTCGACGGCGTCGACATGGAGCAGCTGATTCTCGCGGGCGCGAGTCCGCGCGGCATGAGCGCACTGGTGCGGGCCGCGCGCGTGGTCGCGTGGCTCGCGGGACGCACGCATCTGCTGCCGGAGGACATCCACGAGGTGCTGCTGCCGGCGCTGGGTCATCGCGTGTTTTTCACGCCGATCTACGAACTGCGCCGCCAGGAGCTGGCCGAGGCGCTGATCGCGCGGATCGTCGCGAACGTCGCCGTGCCTCGCTGA
- a CDS encoding beta-ribofuranosylaminobenzene 5'-phosphate synthase family protein: MPLQLRRLPPRAPITIDAPARLHLGFLDPNASLGRAFGSLGLVIDTHGTRIRARLAEREQIGGVASEAERERIALSLARLQAAYGPATLAIDVLEAPRAHTGLGSGTQLALAVGTAFTRLVGQPATSAELASLLGRGARSGIGILGFECGGLLLDGGPPGDLRQSMPPLLSRQPFPQPWRVLLVSDSSREGLHGAEERSALASLAPFPQRLAAHLCHLVLMQILPGAAEHNFAPFAHGLTELQQTIGEYFASAQGGVFASPDVERVLRAVAAERTAGIGQTSWGPTGFAVLANAREAERALATARAVASALPHIECSVVAGRNSGAAISGAEVRAPHIDAA; the protein is encoded by the coding sequence ATGCCGCTTCAGCTCCGCCGCCTGCCGCCACGCGCGCCCATCACGATCGATGCGCCCGCTCGGCTGCATCTGGGCTTTCTCGATCCGAACGCGTCGCTCGGGCGCGCGTTCGGCAGCCTGGGGCTCGTCATCGATACGCACGGCACGCGGATCCGGGCGCGGCTCGCCGAACGCGAGCAGATCGGCGGGGTGGCGAGCGAGGCCGAGCGCGAACGGATCGCGCTGAGTCTCGCGCGGCTGCAGGCCGCCTACGGGCCGGCGACCCTCGCGATCGACGTGCTGGAAGCGCCACGCGCCCATACCGGCCTCGGTTCCGGCACGCAGCTGGCGCTCGCCGTGGGCACCGCGTTCACGCGTCTCGTCGGCCAGCCGGCGACGAGCGCCGAGCTCGCCAGTCTGCTCGGACGCGGCGCGCGCTCGGGGATCGGCATACTCGGCTTCGAGTGCGGCGGCCTGCTGCTCGATGGCGGCCCGCCCGGCGATCTGCGCCAGAGCATGCCGCCGCTGCTGTCGCGCCAGCCGTTTCCGCAGCCGTGGCGCGTGCTGCTCGTCAGCGACAGCAGCCGCGAGGGCTTGCACGGCGCCGAGGAACGCAGCGCGCTCGCATCGCTCGCACCGTTTCCGCAGCGGCTCGCCGCGCATCTGTGCCATCTGGTGCTGATGCAGATCCTGCCCGGCGCCGCCGAACATAACTTCGCGCCGTTCGCGCACGGCCTCACCGAACTGCAGCAGACCATCGGCGAATACTTCGCGAGCGCGCAAGGCGGCGTGTTCGCGAGTCCCGACGTCGAGCGCGTGCTGCGCGCGGTCGCCGCCGAGCGCACCGCCGGCATCGGCCAGACCTCGTGGGGCCCGACGGGCTTCGCGGTGCTCGCGAACGCGCGCGAGGCCGAACGCGCGCTCGCAACCGCGCGCGCCGTCGCAAGCGCGCTGCCGCATATCGAATGCAGCGTCGTCGCGGGCCGCAATAGCGGCGCGGCGATCAGCGGCGCCGAGGTGCGCGCGCCGCACATCGACGCCGCATGA
- a CDS encoding c-type cytochrome produces MKGRSILLLTALPVALVMLPVGYAQNNPSIAQVAYKVVDGNKVDSNTLQGWKTWRALACERCHGAQQQGMVGPSLIDAFKTLDKNEFHRTVFGGRVDKGMPDFSASQMMQKNWENLYAYLKGRSDGQIKPGDLHAIDSN; encoded by the coding sequence ATGAAAGGCCGATCTATCCTGTTGCTCACCGCGTTGCCCGTAGCACTCGTCATGCTGCCCGTCGGATACGCGCAGAACAATCCTTCGATTGCGCAGGTCGCGTACAAGGTAGTCGACGGTAACAAGGTCGACAGCAATACGCTGCAGGGCTGGAAGACGTGGCGCGCGCTCGCTTGCGAACGCTGTCACGGCGCGCAGCAGCAGGGCATGGTCGGGCCGTCGCTGATCGACGCGTTCAAGACGCTGGACAAGAACGAGTTTCATCGCACGGTGTTCGGCGGCCGGGTCGATAAGGGTATGCCCGATTTCAGCGCGAGCCAGATGATGCAGAAGAACTGGGAGAATCTCTATGCGTATCTGAAAGGACGCTCCGATGGACAGATCAAGCCGGGCGATCTGCATGCCATCGACTCGAATTAA
- a CDS encoding DUF58 domain-containing protein — protein sequence MNGIAEFHYRLPMRAAGARPGSHPGSSFGSGQQFAMHGRLFDYPDPRRLDLRASLRAARDEWLVRVHLQRVAVSVFVIVDVSASMRFGTHKTKLQVVADFVEALGHSAFRVGDRLGMLAFDSGERDDLFMPARTGRGTGSLLASMLREGVTDSADRQANGHAERHAERGAAEGLRRCAIRIAGRQALVFVVSDFHWPLARLSPVLDMLVHACVVPMVVWDAAETTPPQHASLLAVNDAESGEERRVWLSRGVRERWREGVARRRDELAAVFGARGIQPFFVEGAFDPEAMSRYFLELTV from the coding sequence ATGAACGGCATCGCTGAATTCCACTATCGTCTGCCGATGCGCGCGGCCGGTGCGCGGCCCGGCTCGCATCCGGGCTCGAGTTTCGGCTCGGGCCAGCAGTTCGCGATGCACGGCCGGCTGTTCGACTATCCGGACCCGCGCCGCCTCGATCTGCGCGCGAGCTTGCGCGCGGCGCGCGACGAGTGGCTCGTGCGCGTGCATTTGCAGCGCGTCGCGGTTTCCGTGTTCGTGATCGTCGACGTGTCGGCGTCGATGCGATTCGGCACGCATAAAACGAAGCTGCAGGTCGTCGCTGATTTTGTCGAAGCGCTCGGCCATAGCGCGTTCCGGGTCGGCGACCGGCTCGGCATGCTGGCCTTCGATAGCGGCGAACGCGACGATCTGTTCATGCCGGCGCGCACGGGACGGGGCACCGGCTCGCTGCTCGCGAGCATGCTGCGCGAAGGCGTCACTGATAGCGCTGACCGTCAGGCGAATGGTCACGCCGAACGTCACGCTGAACGCGGGGCCGCCGAAGGATTGCGGCGTTGCGCGATCCGTATCGCCGGTCGTCAGGCGCTGGTGTTCGTGGTGTCCGATTTCCACTGGCCGCTCGCGCGACTGTCGCCGGTGCTCGACATGCTGGTGCATGCGTGCGTGGTGCCGATGGTCGTATGGGACGCGGCCGAGACCACGCCGCCGCAGCACGCGTCGCTGCTGGCCGTCAACGATGCGGAGTCCGGCGAGGAGCGTCGCGTGTGGCTCTCGCGCGGCGTGCGCGAGCGCTGGCGCGAAGGCGTCGCGCGACGTCGCGACGAACTCGCCGCGGTGTTCGGCGCACGCGGCATCCAGCCGTTCTTCGTCGAAGGCGCGTTCGATCCGGAAGCGATGTCGCGCTACTTTCTGGAGCTGACGGTATGA
- a CDS encoding LysR family transcriptional regulator, with protein sequence MQNASFATHRVKLNFVRTLTLRQLQIFVVASRYTSFARAAEELHLTQPAVSMQIHQLEEAIGLRLFERVARKLTLTEAGEVLTRHASRILGEIKDTEDAMMSLKQADSGSINVGIVSSATYFAPKLLAMYSHLYPKVDVHFSVGNRDALLRMLQDNAIDLAIMGRPPPELDTTAEPLASHPQVVIAPVQHPLCGARRFDLQELSNDTFLLREPGSGTRMAAEAMFRQHLFTPAKTVTLGSNETIKQAVMAGMGVSLISLHTLQLELRTGEIALLDVNGTPIVRTWQIVHLRTKQLSPTSVMFRQFLLEHAAVHLEQEYAQFAGVFAKRPVGAQR encoded by the coding sequence ATGCAGAACGCGAGTTTCGCGACGCACCGGGTCAAGCTGAACTTCGTTCGCACGCTGACCCTGCGGCAGTTGCAGATCTTCGTCGTCGCGAGCCGTTATACGAGTTTCGCGCGCGCGGCCGAAGAGCTGCATCTGACGCAGCCGGCCGTGTCGATGCAGATTCATCAGCTCGAGGAGGCGATCGGCCTGCGGCTGTTCGAGCGCGTCGCGCGCAAGCTCACGCTGACCGAAGCGGGCGAGGTGCTGACCCGTCACGCGAGCCGCATTCTCGGCGAAATCAAGGACACCGAAGACGCGATGATGTCGCTGAAGCAGGCCGACAGCGGCTCGATCAACGTCGGCATCGTCAGTTCGGCGACCTACTTCGCGCCGAAACTGCTGGCGATGTACTCGCATCTGTACCCGAAGGTCGACGTGCATTTCTCGGTCGGCAATCGCGACGCGCTGCTGCGCATGTTGCAGGACAACGCGATCGATCTCGCGATCATGGGCCGCCCGCCGCCCGAACTCGATACGACGGCCGAGCCGCTCGCGAGCCATCCTCAGGTGGTGATCGCGCCGGTGCAACATCCGTTGTGCGGCGCGCGCCGCTTCGATCTGCAGGAGTTGAGCAACGACACCTTTCTGCTGCGCGAGCCGGGCTCAGGGACGCGCATGGCCGCCGAGGCGATGTTCCGTCAGCATCTGTTCACTCCCGCGAAAACCGTCACGCTCGGCAGCAACGAAACGATCAAGCAGGCGGTGATGGCGGGCATGGGCGTGAGCCTGATCTCGCTGCATACGCTGCAGCTGGAGTTGCGCACCGGCGAGATCGCGCTGCTCGACGTGAACGGCACGCCGATCGTACGAACGTGGCAGATCGTGCATCTGCGCACCAAGCAGCTTTCGCCGACCAGCGTGATGTTCCGGCAGTTCCTGCTCGAACATGCGGCGGTGCATCTGGAGCAGGAATATGCGCAGTTTGCGGGGGTGTTTGCGAAACGGCCGGTCGGGGCGCAGCGGTAG
- a CDS encoding calcium incorporation protein MxaA: MSARGVRGGCARRAALRVLIASLCGGAACAMASAAEVAALVQEPRAFGYVLGDVLTQRVLLEANGRDLGAVTPPSVGRTGVWLERRPVTLETDANGHKWMVIGYQVVNAPQTLTQITLPALTLTSAAGTQLQVAEWPASIGPLTPQTAFAAGDLQPLRPDRQAPMVGTAGWRRQIAWALGLLLATLLVWASWWWARNRREAARLPFARAWRQMQRLPEAPAASSNDAWVCLHRALNETAGQVVHAASLSALLARAPYLQPLRAQLERFYLASAERFFGPAPHAVENAGELSLHALCRALYRAERRHQR; the protein is encoded by the coding sequence ATGAGCGCGCGCGGGGTGCGCGGCGGCTGCGCGCGTCGGGCGGCGCTGCGCGTGCTGATCGCGTCGCTATGCGGCGGCGCCGCCTGCGCGATGGCCAGTGCCGCCGAGGTGGCCGCGCTCGTTCAGGAGCCGCGCGCGTTCGGCTATGTGCTCGGCGATGTGCTGACGCAGCGCGTGCTGCTGGAGGCCAACGGTCGCGACCTCGGTGCGGTCACGCCGCCTTCGGTCGGACGCACGGGCGTCTGGCTCGAACGCCGGCCCGTGACGCTCGAAACCGATGCCAACGGCCACAAGTGGATGGTGATCGGCTATCAGGTCGTCAATGCGCCGCAGACGCTCACGCAGATCACGTTGCCCGCGTTGACGCTGACGTCGGCGGCGGGCACGCAGTTGCAGGTCGCCGAATGGCCGGCGAGCATCGGACCGCTGACGCCGCAAACCGCGTTCGCCGCGGGGGACTTGCAGCCGCTGCGGCCCGACCGGCAGGCGCCGATGGTGGGCACGGCCGGCTGGCGCCGGCAGATCGCGTGGGCGCTCGGCCTGTTGCTCGCGACGCTGCTCGTGTGGGCGAGCTGGTGGTGGGCGCGCAATCGGCGCGAGGCGGCGCGGCTGCCGTTCGCGCGGGCGTGGCGGCAGATGCAACGGCTGCCGGAGGCGCCCGCCGCTTCATCGAACGATGCGTGGGTCTGCCTGCATCGCGCGCTGAACGAAACCGCCGGCCAGGTCGTGCATGCGGCTTCGCTATCCGCGTTGCTGGCGCGTGCGCCGTATCTGCAACCGCTGCGCGCGCAGCTCGAACGTTTCTATCTGGCCTCGGCCGAGCGCTTTTTCGGGCCGGCGCCGCATGCCGTCGAGAATGCCGGCGAGCTTTCGCTGCACGCGCTGTGCCGTGCGTTGTATCGAGCGGAGAGGCGCCATCAGCGATGA